One window from the genome of Marinobacter sp. es.048 encodes:
- the pntB gene encoding Re/Si-specific NAD(P)(+) transhydrogenase subunit beta, which translates to MSTGLVSVAYVVASILFILSLGGLSHQESARRGNLYGVAGIIIAVGATLASVDGGIVSIVVAVLLGAGIGIAIANKVEMTQMPQLVALLHSFVGAAAVFVGFSGYIEPLIETSGAEHTIKLVEVFVGIFIGAITFTGSLVACGKLDGRIDSKALTLPGRHLMNLAAIIVCVLLGAWFLGTESMALGIVALILMTIIASVLGIHLIMAIGGADMPVVVSMLNSYSGWAAASIGFMLGNDLLIVVGALVGSSGAILSYIMCKAMNRSFISVILGGFGQTSSSSAVADADQTVHESSVDDVCEELRNAQSVIIVPGYGMAVAQAQNGVSEMTKLLRDRGVNVRFGIHPVAGRLPGHMNVLLAEAHVPYDIVLEMDEINDDFPDTDVVLVIGANDTVNPAAAEDPGSPIAGMPVLEVWKAHQVVILKRGMATGYSGVENPLFFKDNARMLFGDAKDSIDKLVGGLRG; encoded by the coding sequence ATGAGCACAGGACTGGTGAGCGTGGCCTACGTGGTCGCAAGTATCTTGTTTATTCTGAGTCTCGGTGGCCTCAGCCACCAGGAATCGGCACGGCGCGGTAATCTCTACGGGGTCGCCGGCATTATCATCGCGGTGGGAGCCACCCTGGCCAGCGTTGATGGCGGCATCGTCTCGATCGTGGTTGCCGTGTTGCTGGGTGCCGGCATCGGCATTGCCATCGCCAACAAAGTGGAAATGACCCAGATGCCGCAACTGGTGGCCCTGCTTCACAGTTTTGTGGGCGCGGCAGCCGTGTTTGTCGGCTTTTCAGGCTACATCGAGCCGCTGATTGAAACCTCCGGAGCCGAGCACACCATCAAACTGGTGGAAGTCTTCGTAGGTATCTTCATAGGTGCCATTACCTTCACCGGTTCACTGGTGGCCTGCGGCAAACTCGATGGTCGCATCGACAGCAAGGCCCTGACCCTGCCGGGCCGGCATCTGATGAACCTGGCAGCGATCATTGTGTGCGTCCTGCTCGGAGCGTGGTTCCTCGGCACTGAAAGCATGGCCCTGGGTATTGTTGCCCTGATCCTGATGACCATCATTGCTTCGGTCCTCGGCATTCACCTGATCATGGCCATCGGCGGTGCCGACATGCCGGTGGTGGTGTCCATGCTGAACAGTTACTCCGGATGGGCAGCCGCTTCCATCGGCTTCATGCTGGGCAATGATCTGCTGATTGTCGTTGGTGCCCTGGTGGGCAGTAGCGGTGCCATTCTCAGCTACATCATGTGCAAGGCCATGAACCGGTCATTCATCAGCGTGATCCTTGGTGGCTTCGGCCAGACCAGCAGCAGCTCGGCGGTCGCGGATGCCGACCAGACGGTGCACGAATCCAGTGTCGATGATGTCTGTGAAGAGCTGCGCAACGCCCAGTCGGTCATCATCGTGCCCGGTTACGGCATGGCAGTGGCCCAGGCTCAGAATGGCGTCAGCGAGATGACCAAGCTACTTCGGGATCGGGGCGTAAACGTGCGTTTCGGCATCCATCCGGTGGCTGGTCGACTGCCGGGGCATATGAACGTGCTGCTGGCAGAAGCCCATGTCCCTTATGACATCGTGCTGGAAATGGACGAGATCAACGACGACTTCCCGGATACCGACGTGGTGCTGGTCATCGGTGCCAACGACACGGTGAACCCGGCGGCGGCTGAAGACCCGGGCAGCCCGATTGCCGGCATGCCGGTGCTGGAGGTCTGGAAGGCCCACCAGGTGGTTATCCTCAAGCGGGGCATGGCCACCGGTTATTCCGGCGTTGAGAACCCGCTGTTCTTCAAGGACAACGCGCGGATGCTGTTCGGCGATGCCAAGGACAGCATCGATAAGCTGGTAGGAGGCTTGCGGGGCTGA
- a CDS encoding flavin-containing monooxygenase has translation MTQNTQIAIIGTGFSGLGMAIKLKEAGYNDFVILEQSDDIGGTWHQNHYPGCACDVQSALYSFSFEQNPNWSRMYAQQHEIKAYLKHCAEKYGLIEHIRLNTYVAGARFDENHQRWTLETCDSPALWAYMQENGVKPGERLDRTDKRLPEFSLLTVDVLVSGMGGLSTPAYPEIKGIESFTGKRFHSQDWDHDYDLRGKRVAVIGTGASAIQFVPEVAKQAARLDLYQRTPPWIMPKPDRAIRPLEKRLFRMFPQTLNAFRQSIYWSLEARVLGFVGNPRILKLGELQARRHIRSQIPDKALRKKVTPDFHFGCKRVLISNNYYPALAQDHVDVVTEGIREVQGNTVIDGQGNERQVDCIIYGTGFRAQDPIPAGMIFGRHGQDLLDAWKDGAEAYKGTTLSGFPNFLMLMGPNTGLGHSSMVYMIESQIQYVLDALQQMHRQQWSSMEVKPDAQSRYNASIHAKLGDSVWQTGCKSWYVNENGKNTTLWPGFTWQFRHQTRRFDAEQYLCKGTSDSVAGVDPAMAL, from the coding sequence ATGACACAGAACACACAGATCGCCATCATCGGCACCGGCTTCTCCGGCCTGGGCATGGCCATCAAACTCAAGGAAGCCGGTTACAACGACTTCGTGATCCTGGAGCAGAGCGACGACATTGGCGGCACCTGGCACCAGAACCACTACCCCGGGTGTGCCTGTGATGTGCAGTCGGCGCTCTACTCCTTCTCCTTCGAACAGAACCCGAACTGGAGCCGGATGTATGCCCAGCAGCATGAGATCAAGGCCTACCTGAAGCACTGCGCCGAGAAATACGGGCTGATCGAGCATATCCGGCTAAACACCTATGTGGCCGGGGCGCGATTTGACGAGAACCACCAGCGGTGGACCCTTGAAACCTGCGATAGCCCGGCGCTGTGGGCTTACATGCAGGAGAACGGAGTGAAACCGGGTGAACGGTTGGATCGCACCGATAAAAGACTGCCGGAGTTCAGCTTGTTGACGGTGGACGTCCTGGTGTCCGGGATGGGGGGATTGAGCACGCCGGCCTATCCGGAGATCAAGGGGATTGAATCCTTCACTGGCAAACGTTTCCACTCCCAGGACTGGGACCATGACTACGATCTGCGCGGCAAGCGGGTGGCGGTGATCGGCACCGGTGCTTCGGCCATCCAGTTTGTTCCGGAGGTGGCGAAGCAGGCTGCAAGGCTGGACCTTTACCAGCGCACGCCGCCCTGGATTATGCCCAAGCCGGATCGGGCCATCCGGCCGCTGGAAAAGCGGCTGTTCCGGATGTTCCCGCAAACACTCAATGCCTTCCGGCAGAGTATTTACTGGTCGCTCGAGGCGCGGGTGCTGGGCTTTGTGGGTAACCCCCGTATTCTGAAGCTGGGTGAACTGCAGGCCCGCCGGCATATTCGCAGCCAGATTCCGGACAAGGCGCTGCGCAAAAAGGTCACCCCGGATTTTCATTTCGGCTGCAAGCGGGTGCTGATCTCCAACAACTACTATCCGGCGCTGGCACAGGATCATGTGGACGTTGTGACCGAGGGCATCCGTGAGGTCCAGGGCAACACCGTGATCGACGGCCAGGGCAACGAGCGGCAGGTGGATTGCATCATCTACGGCACCGGTTTCAGGGCCCAGGACCCGATTCCCGCGGGCATGATCTTTGGGCGACATGGTCAGGATTTGCTGGATGCCTGGAAGGACGGCGCCGAAGCCTACAAAGGCACCACCCTCAGTGGCTTCCCGAATTTCTTAATGCTGATGGGACCGAACACCGGCCTCGGCCACAGCTCCATGGTGTATATGATTGAAAGTCAGATCCAGTATGTGCTGGATGCCCTCCAACAGATGCACCGGCAGCAATGGAGCAGCATGGAAGTGAAGCCGGACGCCCAGAGCCGCTACAACGCATCCATTCACGCGAAACTGGGCGACTCCGTGTGGCAAACCGGTTGTAAGAGTTGGTACGTCAACGAAAACGGCAAGAACACGACGCTATGGCCGGGCTTTACCTGGCAATTTCGGCATCAGACACGGCGCTTCGACGCAGAGCAGTACCTTTGTAAAGGCACCAGTGACAGTGTTGCAGGAGTCGATCCTGCCATGGCCCTCTAG
- a CDS encoding zinc-binding metallopeptidase family protein, with protein sequence MKLFHCGRCANLLYFENSCCTSCGASLGFAPDVMDLVAIDPKGNDTWEEVTAGDQYRLCSNYQNQGACNWLVPVSDSHVFCVACRLNRTIPDLSTFQNHDLWVRLEKEKRRLVYSLLRLKLPCEPRQEDQYGLNFDFLADQPAMFDERAKVKTGHANGVITMNIAEADPVERERMRSQMAEPYRTVLGHFRHESGHYYWDLLVRSGPWLGPVREMFGDDTRDYRQAMDQHYQYGPPGDWQSWYISAYASSHAWEDWAETWAHYLHMVDTLETAWQFGMRVNARQRPVMNSEPDPAFDPYQADDFDALIKHWLPLTLALNSLNRSMGHDDAYPFVLAAPVVEKLRLVHRIAHGG encoded by the coding sequence ATGAAGCTGTTTCACTGCGGCCGATGCGCCAACCTGCTGTATTTCGAAAACAGCTGCTGTACCAGTTGCGGAGCAAGCCTTGGCTTCGCGCCGGATGTTATGGATCTGGTGGCGATCGACCCGAAGGGTAACGATACCTGGGAAGAGGTCACCGCTGGCGATCAATACCGTCTATGTAGCAACTACCAGAACCAGGGCGCCTGCAACTGGCTGGTGCCCGTCTCTGATTCACACGTCTTCTGTGTTGCCTGCCGTCTTAATCGCACCATTCCCGATCTGAGCACCTTCCAGAACCATGATCTGTGGGTGCGGCTGGAAAAAGAGAAACGTCGCCTGGTCTACTCACTGCTGCGCCTCAAGCTACCTTGCGAGCCCCGGCAGGAAGACCAATACGGCCTGAACTTCGATTTTCTGGCCGACCAGCCGGCCATGTTTGATGAACGCGCGAAGGTAAAAACCGGCCACGCCAATGGCGTGATCACCATGAACATTGCCGAGGCAGACCCGGTGGAACGGGAGCGGATGCGCAGCCAGATGGCCGAGCCCTATCGCACTGTTTTGGGGCACTTCCGTCACGAATCGGGCCATTATTACTGGGATCTTCTGGTCCGGTCCGGGCCATGGCTTGGGCCGGTTCGGGAGATGTTTGGTGACGACACCAGGGACTACAGACAGGCCATGGACCAGCATTACCAGTATGGCCCGCCCGGTGACTGGCAGAGCTGGTACATCAGCGCCTATGCCAGCAGCCATGCCTGGGAAGATTGGGCCGAGACCTGGGCACATTACCTGCATATGGTGGATACATTAGAGACTGCCTGGCAGTTCGGGATGCGGGTGAACGCCCGGCAGCGCCCGGTAATGAATAGCGAACCAGACCCTGCGTTTGATCCCTACCAGGCCGACGATTTCGATGCACTGATCAAGCACTGGTTACCCCTGACGCTTGCGCTCAACAGCCTTAACCGAAGCATGGGGCATGACGATGCCTACCCCTTCGTGCTTGCGGCTCCCGTGGTGGAGAAGCTCCGCCTGGTACACCGAATAGCTCACGGTGGTTAA
- a CDS encoding circularly permuted type 2 ATP-grasp protein, with amino-acid sequence MKKNKSIDWKNYDPNDFFDELIAAKGKPRPAATAITDYLGNLGSEEIQARQQAAELAILEMGISFTIYSEGENIDRAWPFDIIPRVISLREWETIEQGLAQRLTALNMFINDIYNDQNIVKDKVIPKYVFANSKNFREQCRGFTPPLGVWAHICGSDLVRDKDGTVYVLEDNLRVPSGVSYMLENRQLTKRVFPELFGNTNILPVDDYTNQLFDMLASISPRPQDHPKIAVLTPGIFNSAYFEHSFLAQRMGAELVEGADLVVGEDDFVYMRTVEGLERVDVIYRRIDDDFLDPEEFRADSTLGVPGLMRAWRNGKVGLANAPGAGVADDKVIYAFVPDMIRYYLDEEPIIPNVPTWMCVNKQDQEYVLEHLDELVVKPANESGGYGMLVGPHSTKKQRAEFARLIKKNPRNYIAQPTLSLSVAPTLCDEGLAPRHLDLRPFVLQGVRTYVTAGGLTRVAMRKGSLVVNSSQGGGSKDTWIVDEEN; translated from the coding sequence ATGAAAAAGAACAAATCGATTGATTGGAAAAACTACGATCCCAATGACTTCTTCGATGAACTGATTGCCGCCAAGGGCAAACCCCGGCCTGCGGCCACGGCTATTACCGACTACCTAGGCAACCTTGGTTCCGAAGAGATCCAGGCGCGCCAGCAGGCTGCCGAACTGGCGATACTGGAGATGGGGATCAGCTTTACCATCTACAGTGAGGGCGAAAATATCGACCGGGCCTGGCCCTTCGACATCATTCCCCGGGTGATCTCGCTTAGGGAGTGGGAAACCATTGAGCAGGGCCTGGCGCAGCGGCTGACGGCCCTCAACATGTTCATCAACGATATCTACAACGACCAGAACATCGTCAAGGACAAGGTGATCCCCAAGTACGTGTTCGCCAACTCCAAGAACTTCCGCGAGCAGTGTCGTGGATTTACGCCGCCATTGGGGGTCTGGGCACACATCTGCGGATCGGACCTGGTGCGGGATAAAGACGGTACCGTGTATGTCCTTGAGGACAACTTGAGGGTTCCCTCGGGTGTCTCCTACATGCTGGAAAACCGGCAGCTGACCAAACGGGTGTTCCCGGAGCTGTTCGGCAACACCAATATCCTGCCGGTGGATGACTACACCAACCAGCTGTTCGACATGCTGGCGTCAATTTCGCCCCGGCCACAGGACCACCCGAAAATTGCGGTGCTGACGCCGGGCATTTTCAACTCCGCCTATTTTGAGCATTCCTTCCTGGCTCAGCGCATGGGCGCCGAGCTGGTAGAGGGGGCCGACCTGGTGGTTGGCGAGGACGACTTTGTCTACATGCGCACCGTCGAGGGGCTTGAGAGGGTGGATGTGATCTATCGCCGCATTGATGACGATTTCCTGGATCCGGAAGAGTTTCGCGCCGATTCGACTCTGGGCGTACCGGGACTGATGCGGGCCTGGCGCAACGGCAAGGTTGGCCTGGCCAATGCGCCAGGTGCCGGCGTTGCCGACGACAAGGTCATCTACGCGTTCGTTCCGGACATGATCCGTTACTACCTGGATGAGGAGCCCATCATCCCGAACGTGCCCACCTGGATGTGTGTGAACAAGCAGGACCAGGAGTATGTGCTTGAACATCTTGATGAACTGGTCGTCAAACCGGCGAACGAGTCCGGGGGCTACGGCATGCTGGTTGGGCCGCATTCCACCAAGAAGCAGCGCGCCGAGTTTGCCCGGCTGATCAAGAAGAACCCGCGCAACTACATCGCCCAACCCACATTGAGCCTGTCTGTGGCTCCCACCCTTTGCGATGAGGGCCTGGCGCCCCGACACCTGGATCTGCGGCCCTTCGTGCTGCAGGGCGTGAGAACCTATGTCACGGCCGGCGGGCTGACACGAGTGGCGATGCGAAAAGGCTCCCTGGTGGTGAATTCTTCCCAGGGCGGTGGAAGCAAGGATACCTGGATCGTGGACGAGGAGAATTGA
- a CDS encoding TetR family transcriptional regulator: MNAITGGKLKLIQAALRLITETRSLTSLGLRELAREAGLNPNTFYRHFKSLDEFGLTVLGYIAEEMKAGVRDLRQMANSSEQASRDTVAFVYRYFLANPAATTVAVRELHGPSPMLRRALESQLAASTREMAEDIIERQLVSAVPPETIHEISRMTIRYILFRAMDYIEKPAQRETIQTETEHFINRQFRGAMLDHLSQTEIERLALRPS, from the coding sequence ATGAACGCAATAACCGGCGGAAAACTGAAGCTCATCCAGGCTGCGCTTCGGCTGATTACCGAAACCCGGAGCCTGACGTCGCTGGGACTGCGGGAACTTGCCCGGGAAGCGGGGCTGAATCCGAATACGTTTTACCGGCACTTCAAGAGCCTGGATGAATTCGGTCTGACGGTACTGGGTTACATTGCCGAAGAGATGAAAGCTGGCGTCCGGGATTTGCGGCAGATGGCGAATTCTTCCGAGCAGGCCTCTCGGGACACGGTGGCGTTTGTGTACCGCTATTTCCTGGCCAATCCGGCAGCCACCACCGTGGCCGTCCGGGAACTCCACGGCCCTTCCCCGATGCTGCGCCGGGCGCTGGAATCCCAGCTTGCAGCCAGCACCCGGGAAATGGCCGAAGATATTATCGAGCGGCAGCTGGTAAGCGCTGTGCCACCCGAGACCATTCATGAAATCTCCCGCATGACCATCCGCTACATCCTGTTCCGGGCCATGGATTACATAGAGAAACCTGCGCAGCGGGAAACCATCCAGACCGAAACCGAGCACTTCATCAACCGGCAGTTCAGGGGAGCGATGCTTGATCACCTGTCCCAGACAGAGATCGAACGTCTCGCGCTTCGGCCGAGCTGA
- a CDS encoding Re/Si-specific NAD(P)(+) transhydrogenase subunit alpha has protein sequence MKIGIPKEIFEDERRVAATPPSVHKLIGLGYEVVVEGGAGEAANYSDAAYEKVGAAIAADTGSLWKEADFILKVRAPMENPALGKHEADLMKEGAFLVSYIWPAQSPELLEKLAARKITSFAIDSLPRISRAQKMDALSAMANIAGYRAVIEAANHFGRFFTGQVTAAGKVPPAKIMVIGAGVAGLAAIGAANSMGAIVRAFDTRLEVKEQVESMGAEFLVLDFDDEDGSGSGGYAKQMSDEFIKAEMALFAEQAEEVDIIITTALIPGKPAPKLITAAMVKSMKPGSVIVDLASERGGNCELTEPGKVAHHHGVTLIGYTDLPSRMAKVASDLYATNLVHLLTELTPEKDGTPLVNMEDEVIRGLTVVHEEDITWPPPKPESPVSPKPAPGTEEPSAEAKAAAKKDADRRSLIGKGVLLVVTALALYGVGAHAPESFLQNFTVFVLACFIGWQVIWNVTPSLHTPLMSVTNAISGIIVIGAILHLAQAENIAVGIMAFVAVLIASINVGGGFRVTHRMLKMFRK, from the coding sequence ATGAAAATCGGTATCCCCAAGGAAATCTTTGAGGACGAGAGGCGGGTGGCCGCCACGCCACCCTCTGTTCATAAATTAATCGGGCTTGGCTACGAGGTAGTCGTCGAAGGCGGCGCCGGCGAGGCGGCGAACTACTCCGATGCCGCCTATGAAAAGGTGGGCGCCGCCATCGCAGCCGACACCGGCTCTCTCTGGAAAGAAGCCGACTTTATCCTGAAGGTCCGGGCGCCCATGGAGAATCCGGCACTGGGCAAACATGAAGCAGATCTGATGAAGGAAGGGGCATTTTTGGTCAGCTATATCTGGCCGGCCCAGAGTCCGGAACTGCTCGAAAAGCTGGCTGCCAGAAAGATCACGTCTTTCGCCATCGATAGCCTGCCCCGCATCAGCCGCGCCCAGAAGATGGACGCCCTGAGTGCCATGGCCAACATTGCCGGCTATCGGGCGGTGATCGAGGCCGCGAATCACTTCGGGCGTTTCTTTACCGGGCAGGTCACAGCCGCAGGCAAAGTCCCACCCGCAAAAATCATGGTGATCGGTGCCGGGGTGGCGGGCCTCGCGGCCATTGGCGCCGCCAACAGCATGGGCGCCATCGTTCGGGCTTTCGATACGCGTCTGGAGGTGAAAGAACAGGTCGAGAGCATGGGGGCGGAGTTCCTGGTTCTGGACTTCGATGACGAGGATGGCAGCGGCAGCGGCGGTTACGCCAAACAGATGAGCGACGAGTTCATCAAGGCGGAGATGGCGCTGTTTGCGGAGCAGGCGGAAGAAGTGGATATCATCATCACTACCGCCCTGATTCCCGGTAAACCGGCACCAAAACTGATCACCGCTGCCATGGTGAAATCCATGAAGCCCGGTAGCGTGATTGTCGATCTGGCTTCCGAGCGGGGCGGTAACTGCGAACTCACCGAACCCGGCAAGGTGGCTCATCATCATGGCGTTACCCTGATCGGTTATACCGATCTACCCAGCCGGATGGCCAAGGTGGCGAGTGATCTGTACGCCACAAACCTGGTGCATCTGCTCACCGAGCTGACACCTGAGAAAGACGGCACGCCGCTCGTCAATATGGAAGACGAGGTCATCCGTGGCTTGACGGTGGTGCACGAGGAAGACATCACCTGGCCACCACCAAAACCGGAATCGCCGGTCAGTCCCAAACCCGCACCGGGCACCGAGGAGCCGTCAGCCGAAGCAAAAGCCGCCGCCAAGAAAGACGCAGACCGCCGCAGCCTGATCGGTAAAGGCGTTCTTCTGGTGGTTACGGCCCTGGCACTCTACGGAGTCGGCGCCCACGCGCCAGAGAGCTTCCTGCAAAACTTCACCGTGTTCGTGCTGGCCTGCTTTATCGGTTGGCAGGTGATCTGGAATGTCACCCCTTCCCTGCATACGCCCCTGATGAGCGTTACCAACGCCATCAGCGGCATCATTGTGATCGGTGCCATTCTGCATCTGGCCCAGGCGGAGAATATAGCCGTCGGCATCATGGCCTTTGTCGCGGTGCTGATAGCCAGCATCAACGTGGGCGGTGGCTTTCGGGTCACCCATCGCATGCTCAAAATGTTCCGCAAGTAG